From a region of the Streptomyces sp. B21-083 genome:
- a CDS encoding serine/threonine-protein kinase yields MRPVGSKYLLEEPLGRGATGTVWRARQRETAGAEAAVPGQPGEAVAIKVLKEELANDADIVMRFLRERSVLLRLIHPNIVRVRDLVVEGDLLALVMDLIDGPDLHKYLRENGPFTPVAAALLTAQIADALAVSHADGVVHRDLKPANVLLMQDNGRMHPMLTDFGIARLADSPGLTRTHEFVGTPAYVAPESAEGRPQTSAVDIYGAGILMYELVTGRPPFGGGSALEVLHQHLTAEPRRPSTVPEPLWTVIERCLRKNPDERPSAENLARGLRVVAEGIGVHANSMQIAAAEGVVHLLAPDPAPTAVPGSGDPTQVLPYGAGAPAAYDPNGATSVLPHTGGPGGAGAMGAMGAADPTAVMPPVPQNQPGGPGGSGGPEEPHPWQNQLRAARDRNEQTQVQYLDPGEDPLRRRPQRQPGRPPQQQPQQPPYQQQQPSRQQQRGPQPQPGYGYPQGPGQGQPPQHQQYAPQRQQQPQQPQQRYAPPAPQQPQRPQQPEGRPPREPREPRQRSANRMKIPGLGCLKGCLFTIVILFIAAWLIWELSPLQGWIGSTKGFFDQLGDWINTVSGWIGDLGGGSGGSGN; encoded by the coding sequence GTGCGGCCGGTAGGGAGCAAGTACCTCCTTGAGGAGCCGCTGGGACGCGGCGCCACAGGCACCGTCTGGCGTGCCCGCCAGAGGGAGACCGCGGGAGCCGAGGCGGCCGTGCCCGGCCAGCCCGGCGAGGCCGTCGCGATCAAGGTCCTCAAGGAGGAGCTCGCCAACGACGCGGACATCGTGATGCGCTTCCTGCGCGAGCGGTCCGTGCTGCTGCGGCTGATCCACCCGAACATCGTCCGCGTCCGGGACCTGGTGGTCGAGGGCGATCTGCTGGCGCTGGTCATGGACCTCATCGACGGCCCCGACCTGCACAAATACCTGCGCGAGAACGGTCCGTTCACGCCCGTCGCCGCCGCCCTGCTCACCGCCCAGATCGCCGACGCGCTCGCCGTCAGCCACGCCGACGGTGTCGTGCACCGGGACCTGAAGCCGGCCAACGTCCTGCTCATGCAGGACAACGGCCGGATGCACCCGATGCTCACCGACTTCGGCATCGCCCGCCTCGCCGACTCCCCGGGCCTCACCCGCACCCACGAGTTCGTCGGCACGCCCGCGTACGTCGCCCCGGAGTCCGCCGAAGGCCGTCCGCAGACCTCCGCCGTCGACATCTACGGCGCCGGCATCCTGATGTACGAGCTGGTCACCGGCCGTCCGCCGTTCGGTGGCGGGTCCGCCCTCGAAGTGCTGCACCAGCACCTCACCGCCGAACCGCGCCGCCCGTCGACCGTGCCCGAACCCCTGTGGACGGTCATCGAGCGCTGCCTGCGCAAGAACCCGGACGAAAGGCCCAGCGCGGAGAACCTCGCGCGCGGGCTGCGTGTGGTCGCCGAGGGCATCGGCGTCCACGCCAACTCGATGCAGATCGCGGCGGCCGAAGGGGTCGTCCACCTGCTCGCGCCGGATCCGGCGCCGACCGCGGTGCCCGGGTCGGGCGACCCGACGCAGGTGCTGCCGTACGGGGCGGGCGCCCCGGCGGCGTACGACCCGAACGGCGCCACCAGCGTGCTGCCGCACACCGGGGGGCCGGGTGGGGCGGGGGCGATGGGCGCCATGGGCGCCGCTGACCCCACAGCCGTCATGCCGCCCGTGCCGCAGAACCAGCCTGGCGGCCCCGGCGGATCCGGCGGGCCCGAGGAGCCGCACCCCTGGCAGAACCAGCTGCGTGCCGCCCGGGACCGCAACGAGCAGACGCAGGTCCAGTACCTGGACCCCGGCGAGGACCCCCTGCGCCGCCGGCCCCAGCGGCAGCCGGGCCGGCCGCCGCAGCAACAGCCCCAGCAGCCGCCGTACCAGCAGCAGCAGCCGTCGCGTCAGCAGCAGCGGGGCCCGCAGCCCCAGCCCGGTTACGGCTATCCGCAGGGGCCGGGACAGGGCCAGCCGCCCCAGCACCAGCAGTACGCGCCCCAGCGTCAGCAACAGCCGCAGCAGCCCCAGCAGCGGTATGCGCCCCCAGCGCCTCAGCAGCCCCAGCGCCCTCAGCAGCCCGAGGGCCGGCCGCCGCGCGAGCCGAGGGAACCCCGGCAGCGCAGCGCCAACCGGATGAAGATCCCGGGGCTCGGCTGCCTCAAGGGGTGCCTGTTCACGATCGTCATCCTGTTCATCGCCGCGTGGCTGATCTGGGAACTGAGCCCGCTGCAGGGGTGGATCGGGTCGACGAAGGGGTTCTTCGATCAACTCGGCGACTGGATCAACACGGTCAGCGGGTGGATAGGGGACCTGGGTGGGGGCTCCGGAGGCTCCGGGAACTGA
- a CDS encoding ABC transporter substrate-binding protein, whose protein sequence is MRSILRTRTLTALSATALALTLASCGSDDDPGGKADTSTGTGGDTSASVKLPKLDGQTLEVAAVWTGPEQDNFTKVLKEFEKRTGAKVNFVPTGNNTSTFLGTKIQGGKPPDVAFLPQVGVLHQFAEKGWLKPLGADAQAQLDKNFDAGWKELGAFEGKQYGIYVKAANKSLVWYNTAAFEAAGITDTPTTWKDFIATAQTLSDAGSPAVSVGGADGWTLTDWFENVYLSQAGPEKYDQLAQHKIKWTDPSVKDALTTLAELWGKDDLLAGGRSGALATEFPKSVTQTFSGDTPAAMVFEGDFVAANINADTKAKLGTDAKVFPFPAVGDQAPVVSGGDVAVALKGGAGAQALLTFLGSTDAAEIWAAQGGFLSPSKAMDQSTYKDQVTRDIAKALIAAGDDFRFDMSDQAPAAFGGTQGVGEWKDLQDFLKNPKDVAGTQKQLEADAAKAYKNG, encoded by the coding sequence ATGCGCAGCATCCTTCGTACACGCACCCTGACCGCCCTCTCCGCCACCGCCCTCGCCCTCACCCTCGCCTCCTGCGGCTCCGACGACGACCCGGGCGGCAAAGCCGACACCAGCACGGGCACCGGCGGTGACACCTCCGCCTCCGTCAAGCTCCCCAAACTGGACGGCCAGACGTTAGAAGTCGCCGCCGTCTGGACGGGACCCGAGCAGGACAACTTCACCAAGGTCCTGAAGGAGTTCGAGAAGCGAACGGGCGCGAAGGTCAACTTCGTGCCGACCGGCAACAACACCTCGACGTTCCTCGGTACGAAGATCCAGGGCGGCAAGCCCCCGGACGTCGCGTTCCTGCCCCAGGTGGGCGTACTGCACCAGTTCGCCGAGAAGGGCTGGCTCAAGCCGCTCGGCGCGGACGCCCAGGCCCAGCTCGACAAGAACTTCGACGCCGGCTGGAAGGAACTCGGCGCCTTCGAGGGCAAGCAGTACGGCATCTACGTCAAGGCCGCCAACAAGTCCCTGGTCTGGTACAACACCGCCGCGTTCGAGGCCGCGGGCATCACGGACACCCCCACCACCTGGAAGGACTTCATCGCCACCGCGCAGACGCTCTCCGACGCCGGTTCTCCCGCCGTCTCCGTGGGCGGCGCCGACGGCTGGACCCTCACCGACTGGTTCGAGAACGTCTATCTGTCGCAGGCCGGGCCGGAGAAGTACGACCAGCTCGCCCAGCACAAGATCAAGTGGACCGATCCCTCCGTCAAGGACGCCCTGACCACCCTCGCCGAGCTCTGGGGCAAGGACGATCTCCTCGCGGGCGGTCGTTCCGGCGCGCTGGCGACCGAGTTCCCGAAGTCGGTCACCCAGACCTTCTCCGGTGACACCCCGGCGGCGATGGTCTTCGAGGGCGACTTCGTGGCCGCCAACATCAACGCGGACACGAAGGCGAAGCTCGGCACGGACGCGAAGGTCTTCCCGTTCCCGGCGGTCGGCGACCAGGCACCCGTCGTCAGCGGCGGCGACGTCGCCGTGGCCCTGAAGGGCGGCGCGGGCGCCCAGGCCCTGCTGACGTTCCTGGGTTCGACGGACGCGGCGGAGATCTGGGCGGCGCAGGGCGGCTTCCTCTCGCCCAGCAAGGCGATGGACCAGTCGACGTACAAGGACCAGGTCACCCGGGACATCGCCAAGGCCCTCATCGCGGCCGGCGACGACTTCCGCTTCGACATGTCCGACCAGGCCCCGGCCGCCTTCGGCGGTACCCAGGGCGTCGGCGAGTGGAAGGACCTCCAGGACTTCCTGAAGAACCCGAAGGACGTCGCGGGCACCCAGAAGCAACTAGAGGCCGACGCCGCCAAGGCGTACAAGAACGGCTGA
- a CDS encoding carbohydrate ABC transporter permease yields MRFFLILVALVWMVPTFGLLVSSFRDPTDISTSGWWKVFTAPGQLTAKSYRTLLENDAITSSLLNTIWITVPATLLVVMIGAMAGYAFAWMDFRGRDWWFLVVVALLVVPVQVALIPLSDLFGKIGIFGDIIGVVLFHVGFGLPFAIFLLRNFFAEIPRELLEAARLDGAGEMRLFATVVLPLAAPAIASLGIFQFLWVWNDMLVALVFSDSQSQPLTVALQQQVRQFGSNIEVLAPGAFISMVIPLAVFFAFQRQFVSGVMAGAVK; encoded by the coding sequence ATGCGGTTCTTCCTCATCCTCGTCGCGCTCGTCTGGATGGTGCCGACGTTCGGGCTGCTCGTGTCGTCGTTCCGCGACCCGACGGACATCTCCACCTCCGGGTGGTGGAAGGTCTTCACGGCTCCCGGGCAGCTGACCGCGAAGAGCTACAGGACGCTGCTGGAGAACGACGCGATCACCAGCTCGCTCCTCAACACCATCTGGATCACGGTCCCGGCGACCCTTCTGGTCGTCATGATCGGCGCGATGGCCGGCTACGCCTTCGCGTGGATGGACTTCCGTGGGCGCGACTGGTGGTTCCTGGTCGTCGTCGCGCTGCTCGTCGTACCCGTGCAGGTGGCGCTGATCCCGCTGTCCGACCTGTTCGGGAAGATCGGGATCTTCGGCGACATCATCGGGGTGGTGCTGTTCCATGTGGGGTTCGGGCTGCCGTTCGCGATCTTCCTGCTGCGGAACTTCTTCGCGGAGATCCCGCGCGAGCTGTTGGAGGCGGCCCGGCTGGACGGCGCGGGCGAGATGCGGCTGTTCGCGACCGTCGTCCTGCCACTCGCCGCGCCCGCCATCGCGTCCCTGGGGATCTTCCAGTTCCTGTGGGTGTGGAACGACATGCTGGTCGCGCTGGTGTTCTCGGACTCGCAGTCGCAGCCGCTGACGGTCGCGCTCCAGCAGCAGGTACGTCAGTTCGGCAGCAACATCGAGGTACTGGCGCCGGGCGCGTTCATCTCGATGGTGATTCCGCTGGCAGTGTTCTTCGCGTTCCAGCGGCAGTTCGTGTCGGGGGTGATGGCGGGCGCGGTCAAGTAA
- a CDS encoding FHA domain-containing protein: MQIRLTVVDPLGPPSEPWARTASCDVVITAPAGTALATVASALASVVAGDGGSALPERGRERESGGAVVLYAGDQRLDTQRCTLGEPPLVDGAVLALGTPAEPEPHPEADEVAAQLHVVAGPDAGGVHLLHGGQITIGRSADADVPLDDPDVSRLHCAVTVSEDGRIAVADLDSTNGTTLSGARLGTRPVRLAPGALLRIGESALRLTPPGDAGARVDTTPDGEGHIRVSVAEGHARASGSTAASATTSSPPSSSSSPSPSPSASHPSHARVQPGGTTKPPSGETRHAYGSASWGAAGGMSEAPGARGSAQAAQPLVPGQGPAPRIENRGSTGAAGTARASGGAGETHGAGLFLPGSMSGATAVPRARAHEETDADRAARADAADPPDAEAAAGSGRKGTPLRGTDIPQGVRKRGGLSKWARRLTGGRAEQEPSEGEAYDDQEPASDQEAPAFAEAPAQAPESWPDPAALLLTALGPGPRLWERGPGHPETLTVRLGTADRAAPDGSGLLPAVPVTAGLREVGALGLAGPRARLAGLARAVVAQLTALHSPEALEIVLISTDRSRTPEERTAEWAWLGWLPHLRPGHGQDCRLLLAYDREQATARADELLRRLEDHDAEAAAKSPAGPAEANGEPDVSAPGDRGAARRPSWARDDDPAESADGFAGPYTVVVVDGDPGGAAVREAVARLAQEGPRAGIHVLCLAETEAASPASPVTETYEAACAASPPFRQCGAVALLSGDVATALHVMRVARAGANTPGRTGAAEVDMPGAEVPSTAGSAGRAGLVGQGSVAAVDAVSLAWAERFARALAPLRTDGAAGARQQRVSAPLPQAARLLDELGLARATPASLMARWADAADDKETLGGRAWAVLGAGPRGPVGVDLAAEGPHLLIEGPPGSGRTELLRAVVASLAAAERPDRLGIVLMDGRDGTGGSGGAQHGEGLRVCTELPHVSTHLTANDPVRMREFAQSLSAELKRRAELLGRVGFAEWHTGRELSGRIGPQRSGSGSGTHGSNAGASAGARVEMSGGGAGDLDTPPSSTLRLRPAASRRRTETPPLARLVVVVDDLDALVSPALGSPGRPSAGSVVRALEAVAREGERLGVHLVAAAGVGGRTAETELARGASLRVVLDAPAPGPDEPAAGRGRLSGADGRGIPFQGGRVTGRIPRTATLRPTVAALDWQRMGDPPARRPVRELGNGPTDLALLASALERAARSVSATEVPSLL, from the coding sequence ATGCAGATCCGGCTGACCGTCGTAGACCCGCTGGGGCCGCCCTCGGAGCCGTGGGCGCGTACCGCGAGCTGCGACGTGGTGATCACCGCCCCCGCCGGCACGGCGCTGGCCACGGTCGCCTCGGCCCTGGCATCGGTGGTCGCGGGTGACGGGGGTTCGGCCCTGCCCGAGCGCGGCCGGGAGCGTGAGAGCGGCGGCGCGGTGGTGCTCTACGCGGGCGACCAGCGCCTCGACACCCAGCGCTGCACCCTCGGCGAGCCCCCGTTGGTCGACGGCGCCGTCCTCGCCCTGGGCACCCCGGCCGAGCCGGAGCCGCACCCCGAGGCGGACGAGGTGGCGGCCCAGCTGCACGTGGTCGCGGGTCCGGACGCGGGCGGGGTCCATCTTCTGCACGGCGGCCAGATCACCATCGGCCGCTCCGCCGACGCCGACGTCCCCCTGGACGACCCGGACGTCTCCCGGCTGCACTGCGCGGTCACGGTCTCGGAGGACGGCCGCATAGCGGTCGCGGACCTCGACTCGACGAACGGCACGACGCTGTCCGGCGCCCGCCTCGGCACCCGCCCGGTCCGCCTCGCACCGGGCGCGCTGCTGCGCATCGGCGAGTCGGCCCTGCGGCTGACGCCGCCCGGCGACGCGGGCGCCCGCGTGGACACGACCCCTGACGGCGAGGGCCACATACGCGTGAGCGTCGCCGAAGGGCACGCGAGGGCTTCGGGGAGCACGGCGGCCTCCGCCACGACATCCTCGCCCCCCTCTTCTTCCTCTTCCCCGTCCCCGTCTCCGTCCGCGTCCCATCCGTCCCACGCGCGCGTGCAGCCGGGCGGCACAACGAAGCCGCCCTCCGGTGAGACCCGTCACGCCTACGGTTCGGCGAGCTGGGGAGCGGCCGGGGGCATGTCCGAGGCACCCGGTGCGCGGGGCTCGGCGCAGGCCGCGCAGCCGCTCGTCCCGGGGCAGGGCCCGGCCCCGCGGATCGAGAACCGGGGCTCCACCGGCGCGGCGGGCACGGCCAGGGCATCGGGCGGTGCCGGGGAGACCCACGGCGCCGGGCTCTTCTTGCCGGGGTCGATGTCCGGCGCTACGGCGGTACCGCGAGCCCGCGCTCACGAGGAGACGGACGCAGACAGGGCAGCCAGGGCAGACGCGGCCGACCCGCCGGACGCGGAGGCTGCCGCGGGCAGCGGGCGCAAGGGGACGCCCCTCCGGGGGACGGACATCCCGCAGGGCGTGCGCAAGCGCGGTGGGCTTTCCAAGTGGGCGCGCCGGCTGACCGGCGGGCGCGCGGAGCAGGAGCCGTCCGAGGGCGAGGCGTACGACGACCAGGAGCCGGCGTCCGACCAGGAGGCCCCGGCGTTCGCGGAGGCCCCGGCGCAGGCACCGGAGAGCTGGCCCGACCCGGCGGCGCTGCTGCTCACGGCCCTCGGCCCCGGCCCCCGGCTCTGGGAGCGCGGCCCGGGACACCCGGAAACGCTCACGGTCCGGCTCGGTACGGCGGACCGGGCCGCGCCCGACGGCTCCGGGCTGTTGCCCGCCGTACCGGTGACCGCCGGTCTGCGTGAGGTCGGGGCGCTGGGGCTGGCGGGGCCACGGGCGCGGCTCGCGGGGCTGGCCCGCGCGGTGGTGGCCCAACTGACGGCGCTGCACTCCCCCGAGGCCCTCGAAATCGTCCTGATCAGCACGGACCGTTCGCGCACTCCCGAGGAGCGCACCGCCGAGTGGGCCTGGCTCGGCTGGCTCCCGCATCTGCGCCCAGGGCACGGCCAGGACTGCCGTCTCCTCCTCGCCTACGACCGCGAACAGGCCACGGCCCGCGCCGACGAACTCCTGCGGCGCCTGGAGGACCACGACGCGGAGGCGGCGGCGAAAAGCCCCGCCGGCCCCGCCGAGGCCAACGGAGAACCGGACGTCAGTGCCCCGGGTGACCGGGGAGCGGCCCGGCGGCCCTCCTGGGCCCGGGACGACGACCCCGCCGAGTCGGCGGACGGTTTCGCGGGCCCGTACACCGTGGTCGTCGTGGACGGGGACCCTGGCGGCGCTGCGGTCCGGGAGGCCGTGGCGCGACTGGCGCAGGAAGGACCGCGGGCCGGGATCCACGTCCTGTGCCTCGCGGAGACGGAGGCGGCGTCGCCCGCGTCCCCGGTGACGGAGACGTACGAGGCGGCGTGCGCGGCCTCGCCCCCGTTCCGTCAGTGCGGGGCGGTGGCGCTGCTCAGCGGCGACGTGGCCACCGCGCTGCATGTGATGCGGGTGGCCCGGGCGGGAGCGAACACTCCTGGGCGCACCGGCGCCGCCGAGGTGGACATGCCTGGCGCGGAGGTCCCCTCGACCGCCGGCAGCGCCGGGCGCGCCGGGTTGGTCGGACAGGGCTCCGTCGCCGCCGTGGACGCCGTGTCTCTGGCCTGGGCCGAACGGTTCGCGCGGGCGCTGGCTCCGCTGCGCACCGACGGTGCCGCCGGGGCACGGCAGCAACGCGTCTCGGCACCCTTGCCGCAAGCGGCCCGGCTGCTCGACGAGTTGGGGCTCGCCCGGGCCACCCCGGCGTCCCTGATGGCCCGTTGGGCGGACGCGGCCGACGACAAGGAGACCCTCGGCGGCCGGGCCTGGGCCGTCCTCGGCGCCGGTCCGCGCGGGCCCGTCGGCGTGGATCTCGCGGCAGAGGGACCCCACCTGCTGATCGAGGGGCCGCCCGGCAGCGGGCGTACGGAGTTGCTGCGGGCGGTCGTCGCGTCGCTGGCCGCCGCCGAGCGGCCCGACCGGCTGGGCATCGTGCTGATGGACGGCCGGGACGGCACAGGTGGAAGCGGGGGCGCGCAGCACGGCGAGGGTCTGCGGGTGTGCACCGAGCTTCCGCATGTCAGCACTCACCTCACGGCCAACGACCCTGTCCGCATGCGGGAGTTCGCCCAGTCGCTCAGCGCCGAGCTGAAGCGCCGGGCCGAGCTGCTCGGGCGGGTCGGATTCGCCGAGTGGCACACCGGGCGCGAACTGTCCGGCCGGATCGGGCCGCAGCGGTCGGGGTCGGGGTCGGGCACTCATGGCTCGAACGCGGGCGCGAGTGCGGGTGCGAGGGTGGAGATGTCCGGGGGCGGGGCCGGGGATCTCGACACGCCCCCCAGTTCGACGTTGCGTCTGCGGCCGGCGGCGAGTCGGCGGCGTACGGAGACACCGCCCCTGGCCCGTCTCGTGGTGGTCGTGGACGATCTGGACGCGTTGGTGTCGCCGGCGCTCGGGTCGCCGGGGCGGCCGTCGGCGGGGTCCGTGGTGCGGGCGTTGGAGGCGGTGGCCCGGGAGGGCGAGCGGCTCGGGGTGCATCTGGTGGCCGCAGCGGGCGTCGGTGGGCGTACCGCGGAGACGGAACTGGCCCGGGGGGCGTCGCTGCGGGTCGTACTGGACGCGCCCGCGCCGGGGCCGGACGAACCCGCGGCCGGGCGGGGGCGGTTGAGCGGGGCGGACGGAAGGGGCATCCCGTTCCAAGGGGGGCGGGTGACGGGGCGTATCCCGCGTACGGCGACGCTGCGGCCGACCGTCGCCGCGCTGGACTGGCAGCGGATGGGGGATCCGCCGGCGCGGCGGCCGGTGCGTGAGCTGGGCAACGGGCCCACGGACCTGGCCCTGCTGGCCAGCGCCCTGGAACGAGCGGCCCGCTCGGTGTCGGCGACAGAAGTGCCGTCACTGTTGTGA
- a CDS encoding carbohydrate ABC transporter permease, which yields MESQRDNKPTVTTNTAVITNPAPVKAKSVTGTRWWVAGLFLLPALVLLGSLVVYPIGYSVWRSLYDADGSGFVGLENYGDIFTNDATLTAVRNTAIWVAVAPALVTALGLIFAVLTERVRWGTAFKLIVFMPMAISMLAAGIIFRLVYEQDPDQGVANAIVTSVHDAFVDSSVYPKARPNAQASDLKSSGGGSFTSTGTVSPGTPALLPLVGIAPNKLPGTPENAKAAGASGSGISGTVWLDFKLGGGGTKGQVDPGEKALKGVKVEAVKDGKVVASATSGADGTFTLPADADGAQLRLPGSNFAASYNGIDWLGPTLVTPAIIGSYTWMWAGFAMVLIAAGLAGVDRNLLEAARVDGANEWQVFRRVTVPLLAPVLVVVLVTLMINVMKVFDLVYIIAPQPSQDDANVLALQLFLSSFGGGGNYGVGSAIGVILLLLVLPVMFVNLRRLRKERQR from the coding sequence ATGGAGTCGCAGAGAGACAACAAGCCGACCGTCACCACGAATACGGCCGTCATCACGAACCCGGCCCCGGTCAAGGCCAAGAGCGTCACCGGCACCCGCTGGTGGGTGGCAGGTCTGTTCCTGTTGCCCGCCCTGGTCCTGCTCGGCTCGCTCGTCGTCTACCCGATCGGTTACTCCGTCTGGCGCAGCCTGTACGACGCCGACGGATCGGGTTTCGTCGGCCTGGAGAACTACGGCGACATCTTCACGAACGACGCCACGCTGACCGCCGTACGCAACACGGCGATCTGGGTGGCCGTCGCGCCCGCCCTCGTCACCGCGCTCGGTCTGATCTTCGCGGTGCTGACCGAACGGGTGCGCTGGGGTACGGCGTTCAAGCTGATCGTCTTCATGCCGATGGCGATCTCGATGCTCGCGGCGGGCATCATCTTCCGCCTGGTCTACGAGCAGGACCCGGACCAGGGCGTCGCCAACGCGATCGTGACGTCCGTGCACGACGCCTTCGTGGACTCCTCCGTCTATCCGAAGGCCCGCCCGAACGCGCAGGCGAGCGACCTCAAGTCGTCCGGGGGCGGCTCGTTCACCTCCACCGGAACCGTCAGCCCGGGCACCCCGGCGCTGCTGCCCCTCGTGGGCATCGCCCCCAACAAGCTCCCCGGCACGCCCGAGAACGCGAAGGCGGCCGGCGCCTCCGGTTCCGGGATCAGCGGCACCGTCTGGCTGGACTTCAAGCTCGGCGGTGGCGGTACGAAGGGTCAGGTCGACCCGGGCGAGAAGGCGCTGAAGGGCGTCAAGGTCGAGGCCGTGAAGGACGGGAAGGTCGTCGCCTCGGCGACCAGCGGCGCCGACGGGACGTTCACTCTGCCCGCCGACGCCGACGGGGCCCAACTACGCCTGCCGGGCTCGAACTTCGCCGCCTCCTACAACGGGATCGACTGGCTCGGGCCGACCCTGGTCACCCCGGCCATCATCGGCAGCTACACCTGGATGTGGGCCGGGTTCGCGATGGTTCTCATCGCGGCGGGCCTCGCGGGTGTGGACCGGAATCTGCTGGAGGCGGCGCGGGTCGACGGCGCCAACGAGTGGCAGGTGTTCCGGCGGGTCACCGTGCCGCTGCTCGCACCCGTGCTGGTCGTCGTGCTCGTCACGCTGATGATCAACGTGATGAAGGTGTTCGACCTCGTATACATCATCGCCCCACAGCCCAGTCAGGACGATGCCAACGTCCTCGCGCTCCAGTTGTTCCTGTCGTCGTTCGGCGGGGGCGGCAACTACGGCGTCGGCAGCGCGATCGGCGTCATTCTGCTGCTGCTCGTCCTGCCGGTGATGTTCGTCAATCTGCGTCGACTCAGGAAGGAGCGCCAGCGGTGA